The Methylomusa anaerophila genome has a segment encoding these proteins:
- the pyrE gene encoding orotate phosphoribosyltransferase produces the protein MDENEVRQLFIDTGAILEGHFLLTSGLHSPLYVEKFQVLQYPQHTEKLCRQLAELYRNDNVELVVGPVTGGIILAHEVGKSLGTRAIFTERENGKMTLRRGFVIKPGERVLIVEDIVTTGGSVQEVLDVVREHGGVPVGVGMLVNRSGGKADFGILAKALLNLTVPTYQSDDCPLCRKGIPITKRGSRKI, from the coding sequence GTGGACGAAAATGAAGTGCGCCAGCTATTTATAGATACCGGCGCAATCTTGGAAGGACATTTTTTATTAACTTCGGGACTCCATAGTCCCTTATATGTGGAGAAATTTCAAGTTCTTCAGTATCCTCAACATACTGAAAAGCTATGCCGGCAACTGGCTGAACTGTATCGAAACGACAATGTGGAGTTGGTGGTAGGCCCTGTGACAGGGGGCATTATTCTCGCTCATGAGGTGGGAAAATCCCTTGGCACCCGGGCCATTTTCACCGAGCGGGAAAATGGCAAAATGACGCTGCGGCGTGGTTTTGTGATTAAACCCGGAGAGCGGGTACTCATTGTAGAGGACATTGTAACTACCGGGGGCTCGGTTCAGGAAGTTCTGGATGTAGTACGGGAGCACGGCGGGGTGCCGGTTGGCGTAGGTATGTTGGTAAACCGCAGCGGTGGTAAAGCTGACTTTGGCATCCTGGCCAAAGCACTGCTTAATCTCACCGTTCCAACCTATCAATCCGACGACTGCCCCCTTTGCCGGAAAGGCATCCCCATCACCAAACGCGGCAGCCGGAAAATATAG
- the pyrF gene encoding orotidine-5'-phosphate decarboxylase, producing MDKRLIVALDYDKLDDVERLVELLGDAVGYYKVGMQLFYNVGTAAVDYLRRQGKDVFLDLKLHDIPNTVAQSAAALTGLGVSMFNVHAVGGLSMMQAAAKAVSETAAQLNVTRPKLIAVTVLTSISGAEWAALGYQRSIRDQVIHLAQLARQAGLDGVVASPQEAEQIRKVCGKEFIIVTPGVRPQGAALNDQSRVATPAAALAAGAHYLVVGRPITAADDPRTAAMAILQEMGAK from the coding sequence ATGGATAAACGATTGATCGTTGCTCTGGATTATGACAAGCTTGATGACGTTGAGCGACTTGTTGAATTACTGGGGGATGCTGTAGGATACTATAAAGTGGGAATGCAGCTCTTTTATAACGTGGGGACGGCGGCGGTTGATTATTTGCGCAGGCAGGGCAAGGATGTATTTTTGGATCTGAAGCTTCATGACATTCCTAATACGGTGGCGCAAAGCGCCGCGGCGCTGACCGGGTTGGGCGTCTCTATGTTTAATGTCCATGCGGTTGGCGGCCTGTCGATGATGCAAGCGGCGGCGAAAGCGGTAAGCGAGACGGCGGCACAGTTGAATGTGACCAGACCCAAATTAATAGCTGTCACGGTGTTGACCAGCATTAGCGGCGCGGAATGGGCAGCTCTTGGTTACCAGCGGAGTATTCGGGATCAGGTGATTCACCTGGCGCAACTGGCGCGGCAGGCGGGATTGGACGGAGTGGTGGCTTCACCGCAGGAAGCGGAGCAAATACGAAAAGTTTGCGGCAAAGAGTTCATAATTGTTACTCCGGGTGTAAGACCACAGGGAGCGGCGTTGAATGATCAAAGCCGGGTGGCAACACCGGCGGCTGCTCTTGCAGCCGGCGCACATTACCTGGTAGTGGGACGGCCAATCACGGCGGCTGATGATCCACGAACGGCGGCAATGGCTATTTTACAGGAAATGGGGGCTAAGTAA
- a CDS encoding dihydroorotate dehydrogenase, translated as MLAVEIAGIKMKTPVMTASGTFGFGLEFIDFIDLKQVGAIVVKGTTLVPRAGNSGRRIAETPAGMLNSIGLENPGVEEFVNQILPQLAQSQVPVIVNIAGNTVEEYGELAARLNLPDVAGLEINISCPNVKQGGIAFGTCPDSAAQVVGAVRVKTNKPVIAKLSPNVTDIVVMAKAVEAAGADAISLINTLLGMAIDIHSWQPVLGNTVGGLSGPAVKPVAVRMVWQVAQAVHVPVIGMGGIMTAADAIEFLLAGASAVSVGTANFINPYAAVNVAEGIRDYLMERGLTHVGEIVGKVGNCL; from the coding sequence ATGCTTGCTGTGGAGATCGCCGGCATAAAAATGAAGACACCGGTTATGACGGCATCCGGGACGTTTGGCTTTGGACTGGAATTTATTGATTTTATAGATTTAAAGCAAGTAGGTGCTATTGTGGTAAAAGGCACTACTTTAGTTCCGAGAGCCGGTAACAGCGGGCGGCGAATTGCCGAAACCCCGGCCGGGATGTTGAACTCCATTGGCTTGGAAAATCCCGGCGTCGAAGAATTTGTCAATCAGATTCTGCCCCAATTGGCGCAATCCCAGGTTCCCGTTATTGTGAACATAGCCGGCAACACTGTGGAAGAATATGGTGAATTGGCTGCCAGGTTAAACCTGCCGGACGTTGCCGGTCTGGAAATCAATATCTCTTGTCCCAATGTGAAACAAGGCGGTATTGCCTTCGGCACCTGCCCGGACAGCGCCGCCCAGGTAGTTGGGGCAGTAAGAGTGAAGACCAATAAACCGGTGATTGCCAAGCTTTCGCCTAATGTCACCGACATTGTTGTTATGGCCAAAGCGGTGGAGGCTGCCGGTGCAGATGCCATATCCCTTATTAATACTCTTCTTGGTATGGCTATCGATATTCATTCCTGGCAGCCGGTGCTGGGGAATACCGTTGGCGGCCTATCCGGTCCGGCAGTCAAGCCGGTAGCGGTCAGAATGGTATGGCAAGTAGCCCAGGCAGTCCATGTGCCGGTTATCGGTATGGGCGGGATCATGACTGCCGCCGATGCCATTGAATTTCTTCTGGCCGGGGCGAGCGCGGTGTCAGTTGGAACGGCAAATTTCATTAATCCTTATGCGGCGGTGAACGTTGCCGAAGGCATACGGGATTATCTAATGGAACGCGGCCTTACACATGTGGGGGAAATCGTCGGTAAAGTAGGGAACTGCTTATAA
- a CDS encoding dihydroorotate dehydrogenase electron transfer subunit: protein MSKTVVLASVVRQESITGMVKKLELSVPEIAREVQAGQFVHLRVADSFYPLLRRPFSIADADAAAGTITLIYRIVGQGTALLARLDCEDFVDCMGPLGTGFSIQGEKPLLVGGGMGLAPLVMLARTLCPRPVEVLMGGRNEQELFWPDIFNNVCQHTHITTDDGSIGRRGFTTDLLPELLTKVKYDIIYACGPQAMLSGVVKIAREFDIPCQVSLEEYMACGIGACLSCTCAVQGGKRRKVCTDGPVFWAGEVIW, encoded by the coding sequence GTGTCTAAAACCGTTGTTCTGGCTAGCGTTGTACGGCAGGAAAGTATTACCGGAATGGTAAAGAAACTGGAGCTGTCAGTCCCCGAAATTGCCAGGGAGGTTCAGGCCGGACAGTTTGTACATCTGCGAGTGGCTGACAGTTTCTATCCGCTTTTACGGCGGCCGTTTAGTATTGCCGATGCTGATGCCGCTGCCGGAACAATAACGCTGATTTATAGGATTGTCGGTCAGGGAACTGCTTTGCTGGCCCGACTTGATTGCGAGGATTTTGTTGATTGCATGGGCCCTTTGGGAACCGGCTTTAGTATCCAGGGAGAGAAACCGCTGTTAGTCGGGGGCGGTATGGGACTTGCACCGCTGGTTATGCTGGCGCGGACCCTCTGTCCCCGGCCTGTGGAAGTGTTGATGGGAGGCCGTAACGAACAAGAACTGTTCTGGCCTGATATTTTCAATAATGTATGCCAACATACACATATCACTACGGATGACGGCAGTATTGGCCGGCGGGGATTTACAACCGATCTGCTGCCGGAACTATTGACTAAAGTAAAATACGATATAATTTACGCCTGCGGGCCTCAGGCCATGTTAAGCGGTGTGGTTAAAATCGCCCGGGAATTTGATATACCCTGCCAGGTGTCGTTGGAAGAATATATGGCTTGCGGTATAGGCGCGTGTCTTTCCTGTACTTGTGCCGTTCAGGGAGGAAAACGCCGCAAGGTGTGTACTGACGGACCGGTTTTTTGGGCCGGGGAGGTGATTTGGTGA
- the carB gene encoding carbamoyl-phosphate synthase large subunit — translation MPIKKNLRKVMVIGSGPIVIGQAAEFDYAGTQACRSLKEEGLEVVLVNSNPATIMTDANIADWVYIEPLTPEYLTEIIAKERPAGLLATLGGQAGLNLAVELAARGVLDKYRVELLGTPLEAIKKAEDRELFKATMELIGQPVPESAIVEDIDSALKFAQEIGYPLIVRPAYTLGGTGGGIAHNDDELRDITNRGLKYSLIGQALIERSVAGWKEVEYEVLRDAADNCITVCNMENFDPVGVHTGDSIVVAPSQTLTDYEYQMLRSASLKIIRALGIEGGCNVQYALDTKSAKYYVIEVNPRVSRSSALASKATGYPIAKVASKIAIGYTLDEITNAVTGETKACHEPTLDYVVVKFPRWPFDKFSFADRILGTQMKATGEVMAIDRTLEGALLKAIRSLEIGLYHLQIPELAKLATDEVREKLTLANDERAFVIAEALRRGITIDEIYQVTAIDRFFLTKILNIVEMEKQIIETITPSVLSAAKKLGFADRKIAELTGKNVFEIRELRKANGILPAYKMVDTCAAEFAAETPYYYSTYAQEDEVEASGERKVMVLGSGPIRIGQGIEFDYCSVHSVWALRDMGIESVIVNNNPETVSTDFDTSDRLYFEPLTTEDVLNIIDKEKPAGVIVQFGGQTAINLAGPLAEAGVRVFGTGVEDIDRAEDREKFDELLEQLNIPRPLGVTVTDASQAVEAAAGVGYPVVVRPSYVLGGRAMEIVYNKDELINYMERAVKASPEHPVLVDRYMQGTEVEVDAIADGVDVLIPGIMEHVERAGVHSGDSIAVYPPQTLSPKVIDTIVDYTGRLARSLKVKGLINIQYVVVDEEVYVLEVNPRSSRTIPFLSKVTDIPMVNVATRVAMGQSLSSLGYCSGLLPAKPYVAVKVPVFSFAKMLQVDISLGPEMKSTGEVMGIDYEYSRALYKGIIGAGMNVPQNGSILFTAADKDKTEAGEIAAEFAKMGYELIATSGTAEYLRSIGLNVAMVPKIHEQQPQIIELIKAGKINMVINTLTKGRDAESDGFKIRRATVEHSLPCLTSMDTAWAVLDILNIMRQGRFIYVLALQDYVAGGETRV, via the coding sequence GTGCCAATCAAGAAGAATTTGCGCAAGGTTATGGTTATCGGGTCAGGCCCCATCGTCATTGGTCAGGCGGCGGAATTTGATTATGCCGGCACTCAGGCCTGCCGGTCCTTAAAGGAAGAAGGACTGGAAGTAGTATTAGTCAACAGCAATCCGGCCACAATTATGACGGATGCCAATATTGCCGACTGGGTCTATATTGAACCCTTAACGCCGGAATACCTTACGGAAATCATTGCCAAAGAGCGGCCGGCCGGTTTGTTGGCCACATTAGGCGGCCAGGCCGGACTCAATTTGGCGGTGGAACTAGCAGCAAGAGGAGTGCTTGATAAATACAGGGTTGAACTTCTGGGTACTCCCCTGGAAGCTATCAAAAAGGCGGAAGACAGGGAACTTTTCAAAGCCACTATGGAACTGATCGGGCAACCCGTGCCGGAGAGTGCCATTGTTGAAGATATAGACAGCGCTCTTAAGTTTGCGCAAGAAATCGGTTACCCGCTTATTGTCCGTCCGGCGTATACCCTGGGCGGCACCGGCGGCGGGATTGCTCATAACGACGACGAACTTAGGGATATCACCAACCGTGGACTCAAATACAGTTTAATCGGGCAGGCGCTGATTGAACGCAGTGTTGCCGGCTGGAAAGAGGTGGAATATGAGGTTCTGCGGGATGCGGCGGATAACTGCATCACTGTTTGCAACATGGAAAACTTTGATCCGGTTGGCGTTCATACCGGCGACAGTATTGTCGTAGCACCATCCCAGACGCTTACCGACTATGAATATCAGATGCTCCGTAGCGCTTCCCTCAAGATAATCCGGGCTCTCGGCATTGAGGGCGGCTGCAATGTGCAATATGCTTTAGACACCAAGAGCGCCAAATACTATGTTATTGAAGTAAATCCCCGGGTAAGCCGGTCCAGTGCTTTAGCTTCCAAGGCAACCGGGTATCCCATCGCGAAAGTAGCCAGCAAAATCGCCATCGGGTATACCTTGGATGAAATTACTAATGCTGTCACCGGTGAAACCAAGGCCTGTCATGAACCTACGCTCGATTATGTTGTGGTCAAGTTTCCCCGCTGGCCGTTTGATAAATTTAGTTTCGCCGACCGTATTTTAGGCACCCAAATGAAGGCCACCGGCGAGGTTATGGCCATTGACCGCACCTTGGAGGGTGCTCTGTTAAAGGCAATACGTTCGCTGGAAATTGGCCTTTACCATCTTCAAATTCCGGAATTGGCCAAGCTGGCTACGGACGAAGTCAGGGAAAAGCTTACTCTGGCAAATGACGAGCGGGCTTTTGTGATTGCTGAAGCGCTGAGGCGCGGTATTACTATCGACGAGATTTACCAGGTTACGGCTATCGACCGGTTCTTTCTTACCAAGATATTAAATATTGTTGAAATGGAAAAACAAATTATTGAAACGATAACCCCCAGTGTGTTGTCGGCAGCCAAGAAGCTAGGGTTTGCCGACCGGAAGATTGCTGAACTGACCGGCAAAAATGTCTTTGAAATCCGGGAGTTGCGCAAAGCGAACGGTATTTTGCCCGCCTATAAAATGGTTGATACCTGTGCGGCGGAATTTGCCGCCGAGACTCCATATTACTACTCGACTTACGCGCAAGAAGACGAGGTTGAGGCAAGCGGGGAACGCAAAGTAATGGTGCTTGGTTCGGGGCCGATTCGAATCGGACAAGGCATTGAGTTCGACTATTGCTCGGTCCATTCTGTATGGGCGCTGCGGGACATGGGTATCGAGTCCGTTATCGTAAACAATAATCCGGAAACAGTCAGTACCGACTTTGACACTTCGGACCGTCTTTACTTTGAACCGCTGACAACCGAGGATGTATTAAATATTATTGATAAAGAGAAACCGGCGGGTGTTATAGTTCAGTTTGGCGGCCAAACGGCGATTAATTTGGCGGGGCCGCTGGCAGAAGCGGGAGTCCGGGTTTTTGGCACCGGCGTAGAAGACATTGACCGGGCGGAAGACCGGGAGAAATTTGATGAACTCTTAGAACAATTGAATATTCCCCGACCGTTAGGGGTGACTGTAACCGATGCTTCCCAGGCGGTAGAGGCGGCCGCCGGTGTCGGTTATCCGGTAGTCGTTCGCCCGTCGTATGTTTTGGGGGGACGGGCCATGGAAATCGTCTATAATAAAGATGAATTGATCAACTACATGGAACGGGCGGTAAAAGCATCGCCGGAGCATCCTGTACTGGTTGACCGGTACATGCAGGGGACTGAAGTGGAAGTTGACGCCATTGCCGATGGGGTAGATGTATTGATTCCCGGTATCATGGAACACGTGGAGCGGGCGGGCGTTCATTCCGGCGACAGTATTGCCGTATATCCGCCGCAAACCCTTTCACCCAAAGTGATTGACACTATTGTGGATTACACCGGCCGTTTGGCTCGTAGCCTTAAAGTTAAAGGACTTATCAATATTCAATACGTTGTCGTTGACGAAGAAGTTTACGTACTGGAAGTAAACCCGAGGTCCAGCCGGACCATTCCTTTTCTGAGCAAAGTGACGGATATTCCAATGGTGAATGTCGCCACCCGTGTTGCCATGGGACAGAGCCTGTCCTCGCTGGGGTACTGTTCAGGGTTGCTGCCGGCAAAACCGTATGTGGCGGTAAAAGTGCCTGTCTTCTCTTTTGCGAAAATGCTGCAGGTAGATATTTCACTCGGACCGGAAATGAAGTCCACCGGCGAGGTAATGGGTATCGACTATGAATACTCCCGAGCCTTGTATAAAGGTATCATTGGCGCGGGCATGAATGTGCCGCAAAACGGGTCCATACTATTTACGGCAGCGGACAAGGATAAAACGGAAGCAGGTGAGATTGCCGCGGAGTTTGCCAAAATGGGATACGAACTGATTGCCACCAGCGGTACCGCCGAGTATCTGCGCTCCATTGGCCTGAATGTGGCGATGGTGCCTAAAATTCACGAGCAGCAGCCGCAGATCATTGAGCTTATTAAGGCCGGGAAAATCAACATGGTAATCAATACTCTCACCAAAGGGCGGGATGCCGAAAGCGACGGGTTTAAAATCCGCCGGGCAACAGTCGAGCACTCACTGCCGTGCCTGACTTCAATGGATACAGCCTGGGCCGTACTGGACATACTTAATATCATGCGCCAGGGCCGTTTTATCTATGTGCTGGCTTTACAAGACTACGTGGCCGGAGGCGAGACCCGTGTCTAA
- the carA gene encoding glutamine-hydrolyzing carbamoyl-phosphate synthase small subunit, with protein MKGKLILEDGSVFHGNLISENSAVGKGEVVFNTGMTGYQEVLTDPSYCGQIVTMTYPLIGNYGVAKVFDQAGQSFVRGFVISEICGNPSSWQAEDSLVSYLRSRNIPCIYGVDTRAITRRIRSHGTMRGVIVPAGATQTEIDKLFGTPPEIEVVKEVTTKEIYRIAGQGPHVVVVDYGIKRNILNSLAKAGCDLTVVPAHTSAQEILALNPVGIFLSNGPGDPKDLAAEVNTVRELIGKKPIFGICLGHQLLALALGGNTYKLKFGHRGANHPVKDLATGRVYISSQNHGYAVEEESLAGLDVTITHRAVNDGTVEGMRHKGLPIFSVQYHPEAAPGPDDNTYLFKEFMMLLNKEMNQAGGN; from the coding sequence ATGAAAGGCAAACTGATTTTGGAAGACGGCAGTGTTTTTCATGGCAACCTTATTTCAGAAAACAGTGCCGTCGGCAAGGGCGAGGTAGTGTTCAATACCGGCATGACCGGTTACCAGGAAGTGCTGACCGACCCGTCTTATTGCGGGCAAATTGTCACGATGACATATCCGCTGATTGGTAATTACGGTGTGGCCAAAGTTTTTGACCAAGCCGGGCAATCTTTTGTCCGGGGCTTTGTTATCAGTGAAATCTGCGGTAACCCCAGCAGTTGGCAAGCGGAAGATTCGCTGGTAAGTTATCTTAGGTCCCGTAATATTCCTTGCATCTATGGGGTTGATACCCGGGCTATCACCCGGCGAATCCGGTCCCACGGCACCATGCGGGGCGTAATTGTGCCGGCAGGCGCCACTCAGACCGAGATTGACAAGTTGTTTGGCACACCGCCAGAGATCGAAGTAGTGAAAGAAGTCACCACGAAGGAGATTTACCGCATCGCCGGTCAGGGACCCCACGTGGTGGTTGTCGATTATGGCATTAAGCGCAATATACTCAATTCTTTAGCTAAAGCAGGCTGCGATTTAACTGTTGTTCCTGCTCATACAAGCGCGCAGGAAATTTTGGCTTTAAATCCTGTGGGAATATTTCTGTCCAATGGACCCGGAGATCCGAAAGACTTGGCGGCAGAAGTAAATACAGTACGGGAGCTAATTGGTAAAAAGCCCATTTTCGGAATCTGTTTGGGCCACCAGTTGTTGGCGCTAGCTCTTGGCGGCAATACATACAAACTCAAATTCGGCCACCGGGGAGCCAATCATCCGGTAAAAGATTTAGCTACCGGACGCGTATATATTTCTTCCCAGAACCATGGTTATGCGGTTGAAGAAGAGTCATTGGCAGGATTAGACGTGACTATAACTCACCGGGCTGTTAATGACGGTACGGTGGAAGGGATGCGCCACAAGGGCCTGCCGATCTTTTCCGTGCAGTATCACCCGGAAGCTGCTCCCGGTCCTGACGACAATACATATTTGTTTAAAGAATTTATGATGCTTTTAAATAAAGAAATGAACCAGGCGGGGGGGAACTAA
- a CDS encoding dihydroorotase — protein MKLLIKGGRVVSPADRVDTVSDILIENSKIVAVDKNLSGEEAEIYDASGLVVVPGLVDMHVHLREPGLEAKEDVGSGTRAAAAGGFTTIACMPNTKPVVDNAILVAGLIQRGQTEGVVNLKVIGALTKGQEGKELAEIGDMIQVGAVAISDDGHYVNSAKILRTGLEYTGMFGCRIISHAEDEALAGEGFMHEGAVSAMLGLKGRPAVAEDIAVARDILLAEYTGSPLHIAHVSTKGAVELIRQAKRRGVNVTAEATPHHLTLTDAALTHFNTAAKVNPPLRSDEHVEALLAGVKDGTIDVIATDHAPHAFEDKDVEFRYAPSGFAGLETAIGIILTGLYHSGQFTLTEIIDRMSCAPARILGLAAGKIEPGAPADITIIDTELEWTVDSSKFYTRGRHTPFDGKKLKGKAVTTIVNGKIIMKNGKVLE, from the coding sequence TTGAAACTGCTAATTAAAGGCGGACGGGTTGTTAGCCCTGCTGATCGGGTGGACACAGTCAGCGATATTTTGATAGAAAATAGTAAAATAGTTGCCGTTGATAAAAATCTTTCCGGTGAAGAAGCCGAAATTTATGACGCTTCCGGACTAGTGGTAGTACCCGGTCTGGTTGATATGCATGTTCATTTGCGGGAACCTGGGCTGGAAGCCAAAGAGGATGTAGGTTCGGGTACAAGGGCGGCGGCGGCCGGCGGATTTACTACAATTGCCTGTATGCCCAACACCAAGCCGGTGGTGGATAACGCCATCCTGGTGGCGGGTTTGATCCAACGGGGACAAACGGAAGGAGTTGTAAATCTAAAAGTCATCGGGGCGCTGACTAAAGGCCAGGAAGGCAAAGAACTGGCCGAAATCGGTGACATGATTCAAGTCGGCGCCGTCGCCATTTCGGATGACGGACATTATGTTAACAGTGCAAAAATCCTGCGCACGGGGCTTGAATATACCGGCATGTTTGGCTGTCGGATTATTTCCCATGCCGAAGATGAAGCTCTGGCGGGGGAAGGATTTATGCATGAGGGCGCGGTGTCGGCCATGCTGGGACTGAAAGGGCGGCCGGCAGTAGCCGAGGATATCGCGGTAGCCAGGGATATTTTGCTGGCAGAATATACGGGATCTCCCCTTCATATTGCTCATGTAAGCACCAAGGGCGCGGTGGAACTGATACGCCAAGCCAAACGGCGCGGTGTCAATGTAACGGCTGAAGCTACGCCGCATCATCTTACCCTGACCGATGCCGCGCTAACTCATTTCAATACTGCGGCGAAGGTGAATCCGCCCCTTAGGTCCGACGAACACGTGGAAGCGTTGTTGGCAGGGGTAAAAGATGGTACAATTGATGTAATTGCTACTGACCACGCTCCCCATGCTTTTGAAGACAAGGATGTGGAATTTCGGTATGCGCCAAGCGGTTTTGCCGGGCTGGAAACGGCGATAGGGATTATACTCACCGGGTTATATCACAGCGGTCAATTCACACTGACGGAAATTATCGATAGGATGTCCTGCGCCCCGGCGCGTATATTGGGGCTGGCAGCCGGTAAAATCGAGCCGGGAGCGCCGGCGGATATTACCATAATTGACACCGAACTGGAATGGACTGTGGATAGCAGCAAGTTTTACACCCGGGGCAGACATACCCCGTTCGATGGCAAAAAATTAAAAGGAAAAGCAGTGACAACAATAGTAAACGGTAAAATTATCATGAAAAATGGGAAGGTATTAGAATGA
- a CDS encoding aspartate carbamoyltransferase catalytic subunit has product MTKSPASLRNKDILGLEHMSVPEIELVLDTAREMKNIIDRDIKKVPTLRGKSIVNLFFEASTRTRTSFELAGKYLGADVVNISTSASSVMKGESLRDTLLTVEAMGVDIIVMRHEAEGSSLFAANAVRPVIINAGDGAHEHPTQGLLDMFTIKQYKGRLQGLKVAIIGDILHSRVARSNIWGLLKTGAQVHVAGPQTLLPRDMDKVGVKVHNRVEEALAGADVVNVLRIQRERQQKGLFPSAREYARIFGINAQRLALAQPDALLMHPGPMNRGLEIAPDIAYSEQSAIQEQVKNGLAVRMALLYLVLMGGKNIETAN; this is encoded by the coding sequence ATGACTAAAAGCCCGGCTTCACTTAGGAATAAGGACATTTTAGGACTTGAGCACATGTCGGTGCCGGAGATTGAGTTAGTGTTGGATACTGCCAGGGAAATGAAAAACATTATCGACAGGGATATTAAAAAAGTGCCCACTTTAAGAGGAAAATCCATCGTAAATCTTTTCTTTGAAGCCAGTACTCGTACCCGCACATCTTTTGAACTGGCCGGAAAATATCTGGGTGCCGACGTAGTAAACATATCCACCAGCGCCAGCAGCGTGATGAAAGGGGAAAGCTTGCGGGACACCCTGCTTACCGTGGAGGCGATGGGGGTTGATATTATCGTTATGCGCCACGAAGCTGAAGGTTCGTCGCTGTTTGCAGCCAATGCCGTCCGGCCGGTAATTATTAACGCCGGGGACGGCGCTCATGAGCACCCAACGCAAGGTTTGCTTGATATGTTTACGATCAAGCAGTATAAAGGGCGTCTTCAGGGACTTAAAGTGGCAATTATCGGCGACATTCTTCATAGTCGGGTAGCCCGCTCCAATATCTGGGGATTACTGAAAACAGGCGCCCAGGTCCATGTTGCCGGACCTCAGACGTTACTTCCACGGGACATGGACAAAGTAGGAGTAAAAGTACATAACAGGGTTGAAGAAGCCCTTGCCGGGGCGGATGTGGTAAATGTGCTCCGTATTCAGCGGGAGCGCCAGCAAAAGGGTTTGTTTCCCTCAGCCAGGGAATATGCCCGGATATTCGGGATTAATGCCCAACGCCTGGCTCTTGCCCAACCCGATGCCCTCTTGATGCATCCGGGCCCGATGAATAGAGGCTTGGAGATTGCTCCGGACATAGCCTACAGTGAACAGTCGGCCATTCAGGAACAGGTAAAGAACGGTTTGGCGGTTAGAATGGCGCTGCTCTATTTGGTGTTGATGGGAGGGAAAAACATTGAAACTGCTAATTAA